CATTGTTGAAATCAGAAGGTTTTCATggttattttaaagtacattcaTCATAGAGCCTTTAAACGTACATGCTGGCTATAGATACATGATAAATCACAGTGAAGTTCTATATAAAGCTGCACAACTCCATCAGATCAGAAAGGATTAGAAAGTTGGGTTTTGCACATCCGTACAAACTGTTTCTTTGAGACTTCATTTAAATCTGTGTAAAAAGGACAACAGATTTATTATAATGGCTACATTTTTATCCCATAAGTTCTACTATtaagtgttttaaaacaaaatcatttcacTTACATTTCATGGGGTTCTTGCAAATACACTTGATAGCTTCATTCTCATTGCTGGTTTTAGGATTGTGTCTCTTTGTGCACCGCAGACTCCCACTATGAACTGAAGAGAGCgatttatatattacatcaaataaaatgaagtaattTGTGAGCATGCTTTGGCAAAAAGACTTATTTCTTACTTTTACAGCCACAGTCATGAAATAGTTTCCCGGAATGCCTTTGTGAACAAACTGTGTGAAGATATATTAGATGACGTTAGTCTCACATTAAAAGGATAAACGTTATTGTTGAAAACTCCCTAATGGTTATTTACATTCATGTGAAAACTACAGAGTAAATGGTGTAAGCAATGTACATTGCTACAAATTGGTGCAGAAATTACCTGAGTTGTAGCACAAAATTGTGGTCAGAATCACCAGGACAAACAGCAGACAAATTGGTTTGGACATCTTCACGCTGGCGCTGCTCCGGCTTATTGAAAAGGTATGATTCCACCTTCCTTTTATTTCGCTGCGTAATGATTATCTCCTTTGCCCCTTTATCACTTCACCCCCTTTTATATCCCAAACTGTTCAGGAAGGTTTAAGTTTAACGGCAAAAAATGAGTTTCAACATGTTCATGTGCATACCTCaattttacctgaatgataaaggaaaaaaaacacatttttcaaggaATGTGTTGCCAGCTTGAGAGTTCCTTTCTTTTTAAGTTGGCACCAACTGACAAGTGTTTCCGACAGAACAAACCACATATTGTGTTTGATATATAAGGGATTTCGTAAAACAGTAAGGTGATACTTCACAAGACAGAGAACTGCGCTGGAATAAGTAAACATTTACGTACAATGAACTGAAACCAAACCTGCTATAGTTTGCCAGTTCTGAATAAAGTTTTTCAACACCTGCATGTGCAGCTTGTGAAAGTTCTGTACTTTCCTCCACCAGGGgcctaaaaatgtaaactttaaaaaagcgaaacaaacaaaggaacaaacaacaaaaatgctATTCACATGTTTGTTGACTGCCATGACATTTATTGAAACTTGATGTAAATATCATGGCATATGTAGGCGAAATAGGTCAGGGGatcaagaactttttttttttttttttgccatttttccaCTTAATTGTGCAGGACTTTCACTGTGAGGTTGAGTTACCACCTGAGGAGCATAAATTCTCttacagtttgtgtgtgtgtgtgtgtgcgtatgagTATGAGTGAAAAACAAAGTAGTGTTTACATCGACTGTGTTTATGTGACTACTCACCAATGTGGCATTTTGTCATACTTCTGTCAcacagtgaatctcttatttacatcatgtctatgttttgtttgttataatgaAAGGATTCGGAAGCGTGTACTGGACAAAACACTGAGTGGATTCTAACTTAAAGGAGACGTCCACTTCCaaagcaacaatttacaaataatttactcacccccttgtcatccaagatgttcatgtctttctttcttcagttgtaaagaaattatgatttttgaggaaaacatttcaggatttttcttaatggacttcaattgtgcccccgattttgaacttccgaaatgtagtttaaatacagcttcaaagggctctaaacgatcccagccaaggaagaagggtcttatctagtgaaacgatcggtcatttttttctaaaaataaaaatttgtatacttttaaagcacaaaaacttGTGCAGCACAGGGTCTggcatgcgcgttcacgacatactattgaatcatgtcgaaaggtcacatgAAATGTAGGCGGAtatacagacccagtgtttaccaatgcgcaaagactaaagCTGCGTTCAGCTGCGTTCACCCACTAGCATCCTCACTGGCAACGAGGTTGCTAGTGGCCGTTCTCACTACTGGTTGCCTTGACAGTGAATCAGGTTTCTTGCcgctaaatacaaacattttggaggcaaaagactagatataatataaatataaattaaatctgtacatacaaacaaaaacgaatgagaagcagagcctactttttccattgcatatatttatctATGGCTGAGAGGAGAATGATCACATGAGCTCTACCGtcttctttcctattggctgtcgctcccaaaagtcgctcttcatttgcataaagttgagggatTATGAACTTTGTCGTGTTGCTGGACACGTCCTATCCGGTTGCCAACGGTCACTGTAGCTTGATGTCGCTCTTGTCACTGGAAAtcgacagaaagacatgaacatcttggatgacaagggggtgagtaaattatttgtaaattgttttggaattggacttctcctttaagtgccTCTGATTAGCCACTGCCTTTGAGAAATCAACAgatatccctgctgaaaaaaatccCCAGATACAAACTattacagaaattctaatggtttccactactaAAACTACTAccaacattacaaaccatcaactattaaccattaaaaccactGAAAATTGGTTTCCTGTTGTGTGTTTTGAGACATATTTCATTAGAATTTATGGTTTTAACAAGTCACCAATAGAAAGCGAAAAAATTACCAGCAGAAACCCACAAggaccattacagtttccattaaaaccaatccAATTCCCATGTAACCagtaaaaattctgtaatggtttccacagtttgttttttttttttagcagagatgtctgtgattggctacactGCTCAATGTTACATGAACAATTTGCAAATAGAAACCTTTCATGTGTGAACATAACTAGGTGAAGTCCTAAGCAGAGACTTGCACAATGAAGCTTCATGAAGAAACTTCGCTCGACCGTCTGCATTGAACTTACCTTTCTGTCCTGCAGTTACAGATGTACTGATCTCAAGAAATAAATCCACTGATATATGAGAcgtaaaggagaagttcacttccagaacaaaaatttactttctttattcagtcgatacgaaattatgttttttaaggaaaacattttaggaattatctccatatagtggtcttCAACGGTGCCCGCAagtttaacttccaaaatgcagtttaaatgcagcttcaaattgctctaaatgatcccagtctaggaagaagggtcttatctagcaaaacaatgtcattttctaaacaaattgacaatttatatgctttttaacctcaaatgcttgtcttgtcttttctttgcgatgcgcatgcaaactctgtgtaatccgggtcaatacagttagggtatgtcttaaaaactcccatctcatttccagtttcaaaatcatcctgcattggtgcaaaagtaccgacccagtgtttacagagtgaacatgcaaagaaagtcaaacgccctttacaaaaaaaggtaaaacagcgatgtgggacgattttgaagttggagaagaaaacgagatgggagtttttcagcctaccctaactgtattgacccggattacacagagttcacacgcGCATCACAGAGAATAGATAAGAGCGTTTGATGTTAAAAAGtctcgctagataagacccttcttcctcggctggtatcatttaaagccctttaaagctgcatttaaactgcattttagaagttcaaacttgggggcaccattgaagtccactagatgttgataattcctgaaatgttttcctcaagaaacataatttctttacaactgaagaaagaaaaacatgaacatcctggatgacaaggggatgagtaaattatctgtaaatttttgttctggaagtgaacttctcctttaaggtgtgAATCTTTAGATTGCATGTTGTTGTGATGTCACTGCTGTGTGTATTTGGCACATAGAAGACATTTGTGATGTAAGAATGTACAGGGAGACTttagatataaaaaaatgactttttaggtgatatttttctcaaaaaatcataaaatgtccTAGTCATTCAACAAATTGTATGGGAATGCTAGGGAATACCAATATGGTGGCGCAGTGGCATCACTTTTATACTGTCATGAACAATACAGTTCTGGATTATAGATCTGGGGGCGTATTACAGAAAGTTTCTTCCCTTAGGTCTAAACTTAAAgtgttactccaccccaaaatgaaaattttatcattaatcagttacccccatgttgttccaataCCGTAAAAGGTTcattcgtcttcggaacacaatttaagatattttggatgaaaaccaggaggtttgtgactgtcccattgactgtcaagtaaataccactgtcaagacccagaaaagtatgaaagacatcatcaaaatagtccatctgccatcagtggttcaatcagaattttatgaagcgatgAGAATAccttttgtacgcaaagaaaaaaagtaatgattttattcaacaatttatctCCTCCATGTCAGCGTAGctccattttggagagtatctgCTGGACGCAAACTGCGTATGCCGTTCTGTGTCAGCCACACCACATGGATACGTTTTCTACGTATATTTACACTTTGATTTGAACGAAAACGTAACAAAGCGTATCTGGCATACACAGTTTAGGACAGTTAGGGCAGTTACTGAGAAGTCGAGGTTACAAGGAGGCAACTTGATCTGAGAAATTCCTATGACACAATAGTTCAGTAGAAAAAGAGTGACTCACATTTTAGATATAAtgttgtttctttatttgttttaactCTGCCAATGAATGTTATTCCAAAGTCATGACAGAACCTTTACACAACTTGTCTACAAgcagtgacatttttttttttagaatgattcatttttttttagtgaaataaTTCGAGTAAATAATTCAATGAGTCATTCATCATTAATCACTGAACAAAAGAGAGTTTTAGAAGGAGTCAGTTGAATGATTCAACTCGCCTATAAAGAAAGGCAGGAAAGTCATTGTTGTTGAATTAATGTTTTGAAGGAATCAATTGGAAGAATGTTTTAATGACACACTCATAACGAATGGTCTCTTGTCACCACATACCACCTAAAGCAATCTGCAAAAAGAGGAAGGATAAAAACATTCCATTATATCATCAACACTGCAGTCATGTGAAGATACTGGCATTGAGTTTTATAAAGGGTCTGTACTTgcatgatttggtcagttactcGGATGCGCGGCCAAAATGGCGATACTCAGAtggtaaacaacagcatggattgtactactgaatacattgttctaatttatgctgtctaaaccacagaaaaaaaggtgtatgctggttaggtatgtttcgATGCTGGCTTCAGCTGgtccagcaacatgaccagcataaaccagcaaagaaccagcataaaccagctaaggaccagcttaaaccagctaaggaccatcttaaaccagcatcaaaacgcacctaaccagcatcaaaacatacctaccagcatatgctgttttttcaccatggaaatcatatagagaaggacttagtaagcaggaaggGGCGCAATATTTAGACAAACTGAAGTTAATAgatggtaaagatacgtacgagcagtaatatttcacctacatgactggaaatgataaaaacaaatgttgtcaagattctttcCCTGGTTCactttggccaaccacaaacatcttttgttcctcagacagttttttgcactcctccttgatttgttataacttttggcagtctaaaATTTTCCAAATGATTTTCCTGGTCTGACAAAtaagtacagcccaaaacatgacaataactgaccattttcagcagcaataatcagcaaaatatgtgagttccattctgttttgtttggttcagtggcattgtttgcgttcagtgccaccaatatggccgattgatgacgcgttgtgaaaacactctatttgttttgtacttccctggtgaaaaaaacagcatatgctggtaggtatgttttgatgctgggatcctggttaggtatgttttgatgctggtttaagctggtcctttgctggtttatgctggtctttagctggtttatgctggtcctttgctggtttatgctggtccttgaccagcaacatgaccagcataaaccagcaaaggaccagcataaaccagcaaaggaccagcttaaaccagctaaggaccagcataaaccagcaaaggaccatcttaaaccactaaaggaccagcataaaccagcaaaggaccatcttaaaccagcaaaggaccagcataaaccaacaaaggaccatcttaaaccagcaaaagaccagtttaaaccaacatcaaaacatacctaccagcatatgctgtttttttcaccagggaacacTCTATTTGTTTTGTACTTTATTCTATATTAAACGTGTTGAATCAAATTACAGCTGcctgttttaatatttcacatagCTTATCTTACCCCATTTTTTTATCAGCTTACCCAGCTCTGATTATCAGTCTatctgttttgatgctgggatgctggttaggtatgttttgatgctggtttaagatggtcctttgctggtttatgctggtcatgttgctggtcaaggaccagcataaatcagcaaaggaccatcttaaaccagcaaaggaccagtttaaaccagcaccaaaacatacctaaacagcatcccagcatcaaaatatacctaccagcatatgctgtttttttcaccagggaacactctatttgttttgtactttattctatattaaacatgttgaatcaaattacagttgcctgttttaatatttcacatagCTTAGCTTACCCCATTTTTTATCAGCTTACCCAGCTCTGATTATCAATCTatctgttttgatgctgggatgctggttaggtatgtttttgtgctggtttaagctggtcctttgctgggttaagatggtcctttgctggtttatgctggtcatgttgctggtcaaggaccagcataaaccagcaaaggaccatcttaaaccagcaaaggaccagcttaacccagcaaaggaccagtttaaaccagcacaaaaacatacctaccagcatatgctgttttttttcatcagggaacactctgtttgttttgtacttTATTCTATATTAAACGTGTTGAATCAAATTACAGCTGcctgttttaatatttcacatagCTTAGCTTACCCCATTTTTTATCAGCTTACCCAGCTCTGATTATCAATTTatctgttttgatgctgggatgctggttaggtatgttttgatgctggtttaggctggtcctttgctggtttatgctggccatgttgctggtcaaggactagcataaaccagcaaaggaccatcttaaaccagcaaaggaccagcataaaccagcaaaggaccagtttaaaccagcaccaaaacatacctaaccagcatcccagcatcaaaacatacctaccagcatatgctgttttttcaccgaGGAACACTCTATTTGTTTTGTACTTTATTCTATATTAAACGTGTTGAATCAAATTACAGCTGcctgttttaatatttcacatagCTTAGCTTACCCCATTTTTTATCAGCTTGCCCAGCTCTGGTTATCAAtctatctgttttttttccccctttctcTGCCTTCTTCCTGCAAAGGTTCCTGATAACGCAATTTGAATTCCTTTCAAAGGAACCGTGTCAATGATAAAGCACAAATGAAAGCACAAATGAAACATTCTCTACGACCAGCGTGGGCTCTCACGTATGTAGGTTACAGTTGGCGAGCCTACACACGGTGGGCGAAGTGTCAATAAGCACTTACCCACGGGCTCACAGCACGAGTCTTGCAGAGATCGGGCCCTCCCTCGCAGTGACGCATACAGAAACGACCAAGGAAATCCCCAAGTGAGAGTTACGACAGACTCTTACCACCGTAGATAGTGGGCAACTTCCGACTCGCGTTGAACACGGCGTACAAATCGACACAGAAGCCAAATACGTGTAAACCCTGTCCAGACTCCGGACAAATACAAGGTAGGAATACGTCTcgttgttttatgtttgtatatGTGATATATTTCGGCTACAACATAACGAAATGTTAGCGAAAGCTTTGTTGTTGACAGGCGTGAAGACACTCGAGCTCATCCGGTGCATGCGATCAGTTTTTACTTGTGTGTGTATACAAGGTGTACTTCTATATAATCCGACTGTTTGTCGAGCTACTGTGTGATTTATTACGAATGTTGATTATTGGGTTTCATAATTTAGAACGTAATAATTGATGGCTTCATTTCTCCGTGTTTTACCTTCCCAGGTGTTGTAAACAGTGTGTTTGGATCAGTTTAGGTGGATTGAGAAACATTTTGTCGGCGTTGCGGAAGTGCATAGACAACCAACGACTTGCGGTCGTTTTTTATGAATACACCTACCGAAGTACAACAGCAGGAGGACATGTACGGCATGGCAGAAATGCCCGACCTCATACCACCGGCAGGTGCATTACAACCCAGCCCAGTAATCCCGTTCGACCACGGACAGGCTGGGAGAAACAGACCTGACCTCCTGTCCGCCCCACGAAGAATGCAGCGAGCCCCCAAACTCGGACAGATCGGCCGGTCTACCAGAGGTGGGTGTGATGTTGTTTGTTACTGTACAAACTtagttttttctttcaaaatccttaatcaaaatttgtatttaaaagccttcccaaaactgcacattttggatatttttctcaGCTTTTAAAGTCAGAAACATCCAAAGTATACAGTGTTTGAGAATCTCCAGGACAAATTCCTGTTCTAATGTAACATTCTTTCCAGCTACATTCACTAAACTTGGTTTAGCTTTATATTTCTGTCAGTACATCCCATAATAACCACACTGAAGCTGTTAGCAAGTTTAacaagtttgtcttgacaaacatAGCCGTTCTAGttatcaaaaataactttaaagggAAGTACTAATTATGACTAATGGAGCTTTTAAGTCATGTCGGAAAGATTGTTtacaagttgaataaacatgaTCATCACCACcgagtcataattatgagtgaACCTTCATAAGTCCAGTAAAAACATTgtgtaaaattgtatttattttgtagatGTAGCACCTTatgtcataattctgacaaaTTCACAGATGGACTTGAACGCAACGTAACTTATGATGTTCACTTGTTTCCACTCTGTCAAATGATGCATTTCctcttttgtttttacagtggtTATTGATGACGAGGACTTGGATGATATCATAAACAATAACAGAAGCTTCCCGGTTTCTCAGAGAGTATCACCTGTTGCCTGATGCGTGACTGTACTGTGCCAAAGCTGTTAAAGAGGCCAACACACCAAAGCAGGCCTAAAGAATCGAACtaaaatctctctctcacatGTTGTCATCACCCTGCACTGTACAGCTTTTAAGCCTTTCACCACTTCAAGGTCAAACAAGAGAACTGTGgacttcgcttcctgtccacTTTATGCTTGCCCATCACTTCACTGATGTCGTGCTTCTGTAGCACTGAAAGATCCTGTCTGGCGTTTTTGGTTTTTGGATGTTTCTTTTATCGAGGTGAAGATCTTGATGATCGCTAATGCAACAGGGCTATATTTATTAAACTTGCACTTTACCGCAGAATAAGAAAGCTAACCTCAGCAGGTTGGATTACTCATCTCCCAAAGAGGACATTTTCCTGTGAAATTCTGTTAACGTGTAACGCGCCATGTGGTGAGACCTGTGGTTACCTTAGTGACTGGGGTCTACCGTGACATTTCTCTGAATGATATTGGTTACTTGTTAATTGTAAGGATCTTTTATTTGGTCACTGTTTTTATGTGCCTGTTGATTTTAGTTAGAATTGAaatcagtacaattttgaatgcATACTGACGTAGATGAACAATCAAATCTTCTAAAGTGATCTCAGATGTTgctcttaaaaatgtttttgacttCTAAATGTTTGCATGGAAATTGATggatttttgtaaattgttttggGGGAGTGCAGTGGGAGTAATAAAGTATGCATGAGTAACTTTATTGCATTTGTTAATGTTTGGATGCaattgcaaaaattaaatttcaggaCGTTGCattgatgtttctttttttttaatcttttgtttccaggtttaaattatatttgtaatcTCAGGGTTCAGTATAGACCTACTCTAATTCATATTTGGAATGTGATAGTCTTCTTTAACCATAGAAATAATTAACAGCCGGATGTAATGAAAGCCACCTTTATTGAAAATAAGCATGTAAAACACACGTATGTCTAAAACAGCTAACTAACACTGCCATTATCAGTAAGCTTTTATAAGTAAAAGATATT
The sequence above is a segment of the Labeo rohita strain BAU-BD-2019 chromosome 7, IGBB_LRoh.1.0, whole genome shotgun sequence genome. Coding sequences within it:
- the si:dkey-112a7.4 gene encoding uncharacterized protein si:dkey-112a7.4; translation: MNTPTEVQQQEDMYGMAEMPDLIPPAGALQPSPVIPFDHGQAGRNRPDLLSAPRRMQRAPKLGQIGRSTRVVIDDEDLDDIINNNRSFPVSQRVSPVA